One segment of Bradyrhizobium sp. WD16 DNA contains the following:
- a CDS encoding cysteine dioxygenase, giving the protein MTDLSRLRAFVAETTRIVEAHGADEAALLAILRPSLAGLVAHDDWLPDAYAAPHPQFYRQYLLYADPLDRWSIVSFVWGPGQTTPVHDHTVWGLVGVLRGAEVSTSFIAGSDDRLIAQPPERIEAGAVVAVSPRLGDVHAIANAHADRTSISIHVYGGNIGGIRRHVFDAATGAVKPFVSGYSNVAIPNLWGAPKAA; this is encoded by the coding sequence ATGACAGACCTTTCGCGCCTGCGCGCCTTCGTCGCCGAAACGACCCGCATCGTCGAAGCCCACGGCGCCGATGAGGCGGCCCTGCTGGCGATCCTCAGGCCCTCGCTCGCCGGGCTCGTCGCCCATGACGACTGGCTCCCCGACGCCTATGCGGCGCCGCATCCGCAGTTCTACCGCCAGTACCTGCTCTATGCCGACCCGCTGGACCGCTGGTCCATCGTCAGTTTCGTGTGGGGGCCCGGCCAGACGACCCCGGTGCATGATCACACCGTTTGGGGTCTCGTCGGCGTGCTGCGCGGGGCGGAGGTCTCGACCTCCTTCATTGCCGGCAGCGACGACCGCCTGATCGCCCAGCCGCCGGAGCGCATCGAGGCGGGGGCCGTGGTGGCGGTGTCCCCGCGCCTCGGCGATGTCCATGCCATCGCCAACGCCCATGCCGACCGGACCTCGATCAGCATCCACGTCTATGGCGGCAATATCGGCGGGATTCGACGGCATGTCTTCGATGCCGCAACCGGGGCTGTCAAACCGTTCGTTTCCGGCTATTCCAACGTCGCGATCCCCAATCTCTGGGGCGCTCCGAAAGCGGCTTGA